A genome region from Bacteroidia bacterium includes the following:
- a CDS encoding lycopene cyclase domain-containing protein, producing MMSFTYILVLFFTVIICFIASFDKRLQFNKHFGAFLKASVLVAIPFIAWDVWFTAKGVWWFNTNYTLGIVIAGLPLEEWLFFIFIPFSCVFTYYSIDKFFSLKWLSGFNNIIVFVSIVICSVVALLHYDKVYTLVTAIVTVFTLVYLHFIVKKEWISKASLVFLILMLGFLPVNGILTGTGLDSPIVNYNPNEFLGIRILTIPIEDAVYGYTQFLLVLYFFKEFQKSKKLIWKRLDKK from the coding sequence ATGATGTCTTTCACCTACATACTCGTCTTGTTTTTCACAGTTATCATTTGTTTTATTGCATCTTTTGACAAGCGATTACAGTTCAACAAGCATTTTGGAGCATTTCTAAAAGCATCTGTTCTAGTAGCTATTCCTTTCATCGCTTGGGATGTTTGGTTTACTGCAAAAGGTGTATGGTGGTTTAATACAAACTACACACTTGGAATTGTTATAGCAGGCTTACCTTTAGAGGAATGGCTTTTTTTTATTTTTATTCCTTTTTCTTGTGTTTTTACATATTACAGTATTGATAAATTTTTTTCGTTGAAGTGGTTAAGTGGATTTAATAATATTATTGTTTTTGTATCTATTGTTATTTGCTCAGTTGTTGCTTTATTGCATTATGATAAGGTTTATACCTTGGTTACGGCAATCGTGACTGTTTTTACGTTAGTTTATCTCCATTTTATTGTAAAAAAAGAATGGATTAGCAAGGCTTCTCTAGTTTTTCTAATATTGATGTTAGGATTCCTTCCAGTAAACGGAATTCTTACAGGTACTGGATTAGACTCTCCAATTGTTAACTACAATCCTAATGAATTCTTAGGAATAAGAATATTAACGATACCAATTGAAGATGCAGTATATGGATATACACAGTTTTTATTAGTCCTTTATTTTTTCAAGGAATTTCAAAAAAGTAAAAAATTAATATGGAAACGCTTAGACAAAAAATAA
- a CDS encoding glutathione peroxidase yields the protein METLRQKISRFLYPVIQRVGKSTKMGSVISNENKVYPISSFYDLEVQLIDQKSILLSSFKGKNIMIVNTASDCGYTAQYEELQELYDSMHDTLVIIGFPSNDFGEQEKEENEKIESFCKLNYGVTFMLAKKSSVLKGENQNSIYKWLTDATLNGWNTQEPIWNFSKYVINEEGVLTHFFGPSISPKSKLIKNSINK from the coding sequence ATGGAAACGCTTAGACAAAAAATAAGCAGGTTTTTATATCCTGTTATTCAAAGAGTGGGAAAATCTACAAAAATGGGTAGTGTTATTTCAAACGAAAATAAAGTCTATCCAATTTCATCTTTTTATGACTTGGAAGTTCAGTTAATTGACCAAAAAAGTATTTTACTATCTTCTTTTAAAGGTAAAAATATTATGATTGTTAACACCGCCTCTGATTGTGGTTATACCGCTCAGTATGAAGAGTTACAAGAATTGTATGATTCAATGCATGATACCTTAGTGATTATCGGATTTCCTTCTAACGATTTTGGTGAACAAGAGAAAGAAGAGAATGAAAAGATTGAAAGTTTTTGTAAGTTGAATTATGGTGTCACATTTATGTTAGCAAAAAAAAGTTCTGTATTGAAGGGTGAAAATCAAAATAGTATTTACAAATGGCTAACAGATGCTACATTAAATGGCTGGAATACACAAGAGCCAATATGGAATTTTAGTAAATATGTAATTAATGAAGAAGGTGTGTTAACTCATTTTTTTGGACCGAGTATATCACCAAAAAGTAAACTAATTAAAAATAGTATTAACAAATAA